Proteins encoded in a region of the Mesoflavibacter profundi genome:
- a CDS encoding DUF4212 domain-containing protein, translating into MSDKQKHATAYWKENLKYLIILLVIWFVVSYGCGILFKDALNEIRLGGFKLGFWFAQQGSIYVFVILIFVYVRIMNKLDKKYGFDE; encoded by the coding sequence ATGTCAGATAAACAAAAACACGCTACAGCGTATTGGAAAGAAAACCTAAAGTATTTAATCATACTACTTGTAATATGGTTTGTAGTGTCTTACGGTTGCGGAATTTTATTTAAAGATGCTTTAAATGAAATAAGACTTGGTGGATTTAAGCTAGGTTTTTGGTTCGCCCAACAGGGATCAATTTATGTATTCGTAATCCTAATTTTCGTTTACGTAAGAATTATGAACAAATTAGATAAAAAATACGGTTTCGACGAGTAA
- a CDS encoding alanine/glycine:cation symporter family protein, translating to MYKQINGWVEAFSSAVWGFPLLILLIGGGFYLLILSRFLPFRYLGHAINVLRGKYDSDLDEGEISHFQALTTALSSTIGMGNIAGVAVAIAFGGPGAVFWMWISAIIGMSTKFFTSSLAIMFRGKDSEGKTQGGPMYFIVEGLGKSWKPLAVFFSLCGLIGALPVFNVNQLTQAINDIVLIPNGFEVNFTSNLVIGLVLVAITSIVILGGLNRISKVASKLVPGMVLLYFVLVFFILIINIESVPYYFKLIFTDAFTASFIKEDALFGGVVGTLIILGIKRGAFSNEAGIGTAPLAHGAAKTNQPIREGLVAMLGPAIDTLIVCTLTALAILVTGVWKTTDANGVSLTASAFASAMPVYGKYLLMACIAVFSVSSLFSYAYYGGKCLSFLIGAKHQHYYNYFYILSIIIGATTSLSLMINLIDGVFALMAIPTMTATLLLAPKVMKEVRRYVKTIK from the coding sequence ATGTATAAACAAATTAATGGTTGGGTAGAAGCGTTTTCTTCTGCAGTTTGGGGATTTCCGTTATTAATATTATTAATTGGTGGCGGATTTTACTTATTAATTCTCTCAAGATTTTTACCATTTAGATATTTAGGTCATGCAATTAATGTATTAAGAGGAAAATATGATAGTGATTTAGATGAAGGCGAAATTTCTCATTTTCAAGCCTTAACTACAGCGTTATCTTCCACTATTGGTATGGGTAATATTGCTGGTGTAGCAGTTGCTATAGCATTTGGTGGACCAGGCGCAGTGTTTTGGATGTGGATTAGCGCCATTATAGGTATGTCTACAAAGTTTTTCACCTCTAGTTTGGCTATCATGTTTAGAGGAAAAGATAGTGAAGGTAAAACACAAGGAGGACCAATGTATTTTATTGTTGAAGGTTTGGGTAAATCTTGGAAACCTCTAGCAGTATTTTTTAGTCTTTGCGGACTAATTGGTGCGTTACCTGTTTTTAATGTTAATCAATTAACACAAGCTATTAATGATATAGTATTAATTCCCAACGGATTTGAAGTTAATTTCACCTCAAATTTAGTCATTGGTTTGGTATTAGTAGCGATTACATCGATAGTGATTTTAGGCGGATTAAACCGAATTAGTAAAGTTGCTTCAAAACTAGTTCCAGGAATGGTATTGCTTTATTTTGTGTTGGTGTTTTTCATTTTAATTATAAATATTGAAAGTGTTCCGTATTATTTTAAGCTTATTTTTACAGATGCTTTTACAGCAAGTTTTATTAAAGAAGATGCGCTTTTTGGTGGCGTTGTTGGTACTTTAATTATTCTAGGAATAAAACGTGGTGCATTTAGTAACGAAGCAGGTATTGGTACAGCGCCTTTAGCTCATGGCGCTGCAAAAACCAATCAACCTATTCGTGAAGGGTTAGTAGCTATGCTTGGACCAGCAATAGACACTTTAATAGTTTGTACTTTAACTGCATTAGCCATTTTGGTTACTGGTGTTTGGAAAACAACAGATGCAAATGGTGTAAGTCTTACAGCATCTGCATTTGCAAGTGCTATGCCTGTTTACGGTAAGTATTTATTAATGGCTTGTATTGCAGTGTTTAGTGTGTCTTCCTTATTTTCATATGCGTATTATGGCGGTAAATGCTTATCGTTTTTAATTGGTGCAAAACACCAGCATTACTATAACTATTTCTATATTTTAAGTATTATTATTGGCGCAACAACATCTTTAAGTTTAATGATTAATTTAATAGATGGTGTTTTTGCATTAATGGCAATACCAACAATGACTGCTACGTTGTTATTGGCACCAAAAGTGATGAAAGAAGTAAGGCGTTATGTAAAAACGATAAAGTAG
- a CDS encoding DUF779 domain-containing protein, giving the protein MQRIDITEKAAEVVKQLQQKHGELIFHQSGGCCDGSAPMIFEKEDMYLDESDIQLGTIVDVPFYMNKDQFEYWKHTHLTVDITEGRGASFSLEIPLGLRFIIHSRILTTEEDKYFNP; this is encoded by the coding sequence ATGCAAAGGATAGATATAACAGAAAAAGCTGCAGAAGTTGTAAAACAACTACAACAAAAGCATGGTGAATTAATTTTTCATCAAAGTGGCGGATGTTGTGATGGATCTGCACCAATGATCTTTGAAAAAGAAGATATGTATTTAGATGAAAGTGATATTCAACTAGGAACTATAGTAGATGTCCCTTTTTATATGAATAAAGATCAATTTGAATATTGGAAGCATACACATTTAACTGTAGATATAACTGAAGGAAGAGGCGCAAGTTTTTCTTTAGAAATTCCGTTAGGGTTACGATTTATAATTCATTCTCGCATATTAACAACAGAAGAAGATAAGTATTTTAATCCATGA
- a CDS encoding porin — MRKQTFLFLLAAVLAIPFLGYSQEAEKKEEDHSYKPLKINLNEDGSKYIRFITWHQLWLEANSNQKGLRHSIRRSRLLAYAQISPRFLILTHFGLNSLSADKLSANPNSQTGNNSSLLFLHDAWAEFAIEPGKLHVGSGLHYWNGISRLSNQSTLNMMTLDNPGAGNSDVRLFPWNNITTSDQFARHLGIYAKGSLGKFSYRVAANNARTNIGTLGAAPTYQVDNSVGTGVWNYAGYFKYDIFDKESDKLPYLVGTYLGKKKVLSLGAGFFHHPDALAVNDINNRESVTHFAVDAFYDAPLNKDLAISALGAYYNYNYGDTDGFSTGGLVPSSGTVVHGQVGLLFRNYNIMPYVTYNTANMDFTPNSSDELGLGLNYYINGHFAKITAEYTTGTKGANGAESSNIFRLQTHIFL; from the coding sequence ATGAGAAAACAAACTTTCTTATTTTTATTGGCAGCTGTATTAGCTATACCATTTTTAGGTTATAGTCAAGAAGCAGAAAAAAAAGAAGAAGACCATTCTTACAAGCCATTAAAAATTAATCTTAACGAAGATGGCAGTAAATACATTAGATTTATTACTTGGCATCAATTATGGTTAGAAGCCAATAGTAATCAAAAAGGTTTACGTCATTCTATTAGAAGATCTCGATTATTAGCTTACGCACAAATTTCACCTCGTTTTTTAATTTTAACTCATTTTGGACTTAATAGTTTAAGTGCAGACAAATTAAGTGCAAATCCAAACTCTCAAACAGGAAATAATAGTAGTTTATTGTTTTTACATGATGCTTGGGCAGAGTTTGCTATAGAACCAGGAAAACTTCATGTTGGTTCTGGATTGCATTACTGGAATGGTATTTCAAGATTATCAAATCAAAGTACCTTAAATATGATGACTTTAGATAATCCTGGTGCTGGTAATTCTGATGTTAGATTATTTCCTTGGAACAATATCACAACAAGTGATCAATTTGCACGTCATTTAGGGATTTATGCTAAAGGTTCTTTAGGGAAATTTAGCTATCGCGTTGCTGCAAATAATGCGAGAACAAATATTGGTACTTTAGGCGCTGCGCCTACCTATCAAGTAGATAATTCTGTTGGTACTGGAGTATGGAATTATGCAGGTTATTTTAAATATGACATTTTTGACAAAGAGTCTGATAAATTACCTTACCTAGTAGGAACTTACTTAGGTAAGAAAAAGGTTTTAAGCTTAGGTGCAGGATTTTTCCATCATCCAGATGCATTAGCGGTTAATGATATTAATAATAGAGAATCTGTCACTCACTTTGCAGTAGATGCGTTTTATGATGCACCATTAAACAAAGATTTGGCAATAAGCGCGTTAGGTGCATATTATAACTATAATTATGGTGATACAGATGGATTTAGTACAGGTGGATTAGTACCATCTTCTGGTACTGTAGTACACGGTCAAGTTGGGTTATTATTCAGAAATTATAATATAATGCCTTACGTTACTTACAATACTGCAAATATGGATTTTACACCTAATTCTAGTGACGAGTTAGGCTTAGGATTAAACTATTACATAAACGGACATTTTGCAAAAATCACAGCAGAATATACCACAGGAACTAAAGGCGCTAATGGAGCAGAATCTTCAAATATCTTTAGACTTCAAACACATATTTTTCTATAA
- a CDS encoding aldehyde dehydrogenase family protein — protein MSYSKPKFKASYGNFINGKFVEPIDGQYFENKSPIDNTLIAKYPRSQKEDIEMALDAANAAKEAWGNTSVTERATLLNKVADIIEANLEEFALVETCDNGKPIRETLNADVPLSVDHWRYFASCIRAEEGSATELDQNTLSMNIKEPLGVVGQIIPWNFPLLMLSWKLPPALATGNCVVLKPAEQTPSSATLLMEKIADVFPPGVINVVHGFGPEAGKPLASSSKVDKVAFTGETTTGQLIMQYASKNLNPVTMELGGKSPNIFFNSVMDHDDAFLDKAIEGAVLFAFNQGEVCTCPSRILVQEDIYDKFMERVVARTKAIVQTSPYSTDCMVGAQASNDQYEKIQSYIKIGEEEGAKVLCGGDANKEGDLANGFFIQPTILEGHNKMRVFQEEIFGPVVCVTKFKDEAEALEIANDTLYGLGAGVWTRDAHQLYQIPRAIKAGRVWVNCYHAYPAHAPFGGYKKSGFGRETHQMMMSHYRQTKNMLISYDKNKLGFF, from the coding sequence ATGAGTTACTCAAAACCTAAATTTAAAGCTTCTTACGGAAACTTTATTAACGGAAAATTTGTAGAGCCAATAGATGGTCAATATTTCGAAAACAAATCTCCAATAGATAATACGTTAATAGCAAAATACCCAAGATCTCAAAAAGAAGATATAGAAATGGCTTTAGATGCAGCCAATGCAGCAAAAGAAGCTTGGGGAAATACTTCGGTAACAGAAAGAGCAACACTATTAAATAAAGTTGCAGATATAATTGAAGCTAATTTAGAAGAGTTTGCTTTAGTAGAAACTTGTGATAATGGTAAACCAATACGTGAGACTTTAAATGCAGATGTGCCATTATCTGTAGACCATTGGCGTTATTTTGCATCTTGTATTCGTGCCGAAGAAGGTAGCGCAACAGAGCTTGATCAAAATACCTTATCAATGAATATTAAGGAGCCATTAGGTGTTGTTGGACAAATTATTCCTTGGAATTTTCCATTATTAATGTTGTCTTGGAAGTTGCCACCAGCATTAGCAACAGGTAACTGTGTGGTATTAAAACCTGCAGAACAAACACCATCTTCAGCTACTTTATTAATGGAAAAAATAGCCGATGTTTTTCCTCCAGGAGTTATCAACGTAGTTCATGGTTTTGGTCCAGAAGCAGGTAAGCCTTTAGCATCTAGCTCTAAAGTAGATAAAGTAGCCTTTACAGGAGAAACAACAACAGGACAGTTAATTATGCAATATGCATCTAAAAACTTAAATCCTGTAACAATGGAATTAGGTGGTAAGTCGCCAAACATATTCTTTAATAGTGTAATGGATCATGATGATGCCTTTTTGGATAAAGCTATAGAAGGCGCTGTGTTATTCGCCTTTAATCAAGGAGAAGTATGTACATGTCCATCACGTATTTTAGTACAAGAAGATATTTATGATAAGTTTATGGAGCGTGTTGTAGCGCGTACCAAAGCAATAGTGCAAACCAGTCCTTATAGTACAGATTGTATGGTTGGTGCACAAGCATCTAACGATCAATACGAAAAAATTCAATCTTATATTAAAATAGGTGAAGAAGAAGGAGCAAAAGTACTTTGTGGTGGCGATGCTAATAAAGAAGGCGATTTAGCAAACGGATTCTTCATCCAGCCAACAATATTAGAAGGTCATAATAAAATGAGAGTGTTCCAAGAAGAAATTTTTGGTCCAGTAGTTTGTGTAACTAAATTTAAAGATGAAGCCGAAGCTTTAGAGATCGCTAACGATACACTTTACGGTTTAGGTGCTGGTGTTTGGACACGTGATGCACACCAATTATATCAAATACCACGAGCAATAAAAGCAGGTCGTGTTTGGGTAAATTGTTACCATGCTTATCCAGCACATGCACCATTTGGTGGATATAAAAAATCTGGTTTTGGTAGAGAAACACATCAAATGATGATGAGTCACTACCGTCAAACTAAAAATATGTTAATCTCTTACGATAAGAATAAATTAGGATTCTTTTAG
- a CDS encoding transposase-like zinc-binding domain-containing protein encodes MTVDLCPNCGSDHYIKSGIVNNRQRYKCKKCNYFFSVNKIGKKIDDYYVNKSLQLYLEGLTYREIERILGVSHVSIMNWVKKYNIKRPYNSNYHPTYKILNASELGVYFQNPNNIKGAGVVVTELGDKFMLIKWERFKD; translated from the coding sequence ATGACTGTAGATTTATGTCCAAATTGTGGATCTGACCATTACATTAAAAGCGGAATAGTAAACAATAGACAGCGTTATAAATGTAAAAAATGCAACTATTTTTTTTCTGTTAATAAAATAGGGAAGAAGATAGACGATTATTACGTTAACAAATCCTTACAGTTGTATTTAGAAGGGTTAACGTATAGAGAAATAGAACGCATTTTAGGTGTGTCACACGTTAGTATTATGAATTGGGTAAAAAAATACAATATAAAACGACCATATAATTCTAATTATCATCCAACTTATAAAATTTTAAATGCTTCCGAGTTAGGTGTTTACTTTCAAAATCCAAATAATATAAAAGGTGCTGGCGTAGTAGTGACAGAGCTTGGAGATAAATTTATGCTAATTAAATGGGAACGTTTTAAAGATTAG
- a CDS encoding serine hydrolase domain-containing protein produces MTLNQLTLVFCLFYFSLQSQNLKAIDSLMKLHEDNGFSGNVLYANKDSIVFKGSYGYANFEKEIKLNDDSKFDLASLSKQFTAVSILMLIEQNKLQYTTDIKTIWPNLPYNGITIEHLLRHQSGLPDYMDFLEKKSYWDQSKIATNQDIINLLTTNNFPLLFKSGTENRYSNTGYVVLASIVEKLSETTFEEFLQKNIFTPLDMNNSKIVRRIYKPDNDSSLTVGYFKKGNKNKPNYLFNDELKIYDGIVGDGMIHTTTTDLYKWIKALKNNTLISKSNTEKMFSGDAISSSTGFGLMIQESKSLGKYVLHTGNWQGYINFMLYVLKSEEFVVILSNNSYEEYSLINNQLIKNGRQSTN; encoded by the coding sequence ATGACATTAAACCAACTAACCCTTGTATTCTGTTTATTTTATTTCTCCCTTCAATCTCAAAATTTAAAAGCTATAGATAGCTTAATGAAGTTGCACGAAGACAACGGATTTAGCGGTAATGTCCTATATGCAAATAAAGATAGTATTGTATTTAAAGGTAGTTACGGCTATGCTAATTTTGAAAAAGAAATCAAGCTTAACGATGACTCAAAATTTGATTTAGCTTCTCTTTCTAAACAATTTACTGCTGTTAGTATACTAATGTTAATAGAACAAAATAAATTACAATATACAACAGACATTAAAACCATATGGCCTAATTTACCTTATAATGGCATAACTATAGAACATCTACTTAGACATCAATCAGGATTACCAGACTATATGGATTTTTTAGAAAAAAAATCTTATTGGGATCAATCTAAAATAGCTACTAATCAAGATATAATTAATCTATTAACAACTAATAATTTTCCGTTATTATTTAAATCGGGAACAGAGAACAGATACAGTAATACTGGCTATGTTGTTCTTGCTTCTATTGTAGAAAAGCTAAGCGAAACTACATTTGAAGAGTTTTTACAAAAAAATATATTCACGCCATTAGACATGAACAACTCTAAAATTGTAAGACGTATTTACAAACCAGATAATGATTCAAGTCTAACCGTAGGTTATTTTAAAAAAGGAAATAAAAACAAACCTAATTATCTTTTTAATGACGAATTAAAAATCTATGATGGTATTGTTGGTGATGGAATGATACACACAACAACTACAGACCTTTACAAGTGGATAAAAGCTTTAAAAAACAACACACTAATTTCTAAATCAAATACAGAAAAAATGTTTTCTGGAGATGCCATTTCTAGCTCTACTGGATTTGGGTTGATGATTCAAGAATCTAAATCTTTAGGCAAATACGTTTTACATACTGGTAATTGGCAAGGCTACATTAATTTTATGCTTTATGTCCTTAAATCTGAAGAATTTGTCGTTATACTCTCTAATAACAGTTATGAAGAATACAGTCTGATTAACAATCAATTAATTAAAAACGGTAGACAAAGTACTAATTAA
- a CDS encoding AraC family transcriptional regulator, which yields MSHLLSKHKQHRKLTTLVENRTTYNAEFAELNIYETHKYAEKVSLTFDFPIIASMLTGKKIMHIDGMPSFDFFPGESVVMPTNKEMVIDFPLAKEDDPTQCLALGIDSTKIIEVVDKFNHHVSIENENNNWSIDKNTNHLTNNNEVNHLIERLVYTFTNNNTSKDVLLDLMIQELIVRLLQTKAKTLLLSDQNMFNDTRIGMVINYIKQNLTNKDITVDLLAEKACMSTSHFHKKFKNTLGISPIDYINSEKIKFSKKLIKETKDFRMSEIAFKAGFNNTSYFNRQFKKMEMMTPAQFKKSVNK from the coding sequence ATGAGCCACTTGTTAAGTAAACATAAACAACATAGAAAACTAACTACTTTAGTAGAAAACAGAACGACTTATAATGCCGAGTTTGCCGAACTTAATATTTATGAAACCCATAAATACGCAGAAAAAGTATCGTTAACTTTTGATTTTCCTATTATTGCCAGTATGCTTACCGGTAAAAAAATTATGCATATAGATGGCATGCCTTCTTTTGATTTTTTTCCTGGAGAATCTGTTGTCATGCCTACTAATAAAGAAATGGTGATTGATTTTCCTTTAGCTAAAGAAGATGATCCAACACAATGTTTAGCCTTAGGTATTGATAGTACAAAAATTATTGAAGTTGTAGATAAGTTTAACCATCATGTTAGTATAGAAAACGAAAACAATAATTGGTCAATAGACAAAAACACTAATCATCTAACTAATAATAATGAAGTTAATCATCTTATTGAACGCTTAGTTTATACGTTTACAAACAATAACACTTCTAAAGATGTATTGCTTGATTTAATGATCCAAGAATTAATTGTAAGGTTATTACAAACCAAAGCCAAAACATTACTACTAAGTGATCAAAATATGTTTAATGATACCAGAATTGGTATGGTAATAAACTATATTAAACAAAATTTAACCAATAAAGATATTACAGTAGATTTACTTGCTGAAAAGGCTTGTATGAGTACATCTCATTTTCATAAAAAATTTAAAAACACTTTAGGCATCTCTCCTATTGACTATATAAATTCTGAAAAAATTAAATTCTCAAAAAAATTAATTAAGGAAACTAAAGATTTTAGAATGTCTGAAATTGCCTTTAAAGCTGGTTTTAACAACACAAGTTATTTTAATAGACAGTTTAAAAAAATGGAAATGATGACGCCTGCACAGTTTAAAAAGTCGGTTAATAAATAA
- a CDS encoding sodium:solute symporter family protein — protein sequence MSVQTWTWILVGLTFALYFGIAIWARAGSTKDFYVAGGGVSPLANGMATAADWMSAASFISMAGIISFAGYDGSVYLMGWTGGYVLLALLLAPYLRKFGKFTVPDFIGDRYYSNTARTVAVICALIVSFTYVAGQMRGVGIVFSQFLQVDINLGVIIGMAVVLTFALLGGMKGITYTQVAQYCVLIFAFMVPAFFISMQMTGNIIPQIGMGGTVEGGEFLLDKLDALHTQLGFNEYTSGTKSTWDVFAITLALMTGTAGLPHVIVRFFTVPKVKDARKSAGLALLFIAILYTTAPAIAVFSRTNLIETVSNKEYSDIPEWFKNWENTGLIAWADKNGDGKIQYVAGNALEGKKPAYTDARGEFGQRMISNANTAENELYVDRDIMVLANPEIANLPNWVIALVAAGGLAAALSTAAGLLLVISTSISHDLIKKQLKPDISDKAELTWARISIFIAILIAGYFGINPPGFVAAVVALAFGLAAASFFPAIILGIFDKRMNSQGAISGMVVGIVLMLFYMMKFKLNMFGGGTAEDWWFGTSPEGFGTIAMCVNVVISVVVSRLTPAPPQDVQDMVENIRIPSGAGEASAH from the coding sequence ATGAGTGTACAAACTTGGACATGGATATTAGTAGGGCTAACATTTGCTCTGTATTTCGGAATTGCAATTTGGGCTAGAGCCGGCTCAACCAAAGATTTTTATGTTGCTGGCGGAGGCGTTTCTCCTTTAGCAAACGGTATGGCTACAGCTGCAGATTGGATGAGTGCAGCATCTTTTATTAGTATGGCAGGGATAATTTCTTTTGCTGGATACGACGGATCGGTTTACCTTATGGGTTGGACTGGAGGATATGTACTTCTAGCATTATTACTCGCACCATACTTAAGAAAATTTGGAAAATTTACAGTGCCAGATTTTATTGGTGATAGATATTACTCTAATACGGCACGAACTGTAGCAGTTATATGTGCTTTAATCGTATCTTTTACTTACGTTGCTGGTCAAATGCGTGGTGTAGGAATAGTATTTTCACAGTTTTTACAAGTAGATATTAACTTAGGTGTTATAATTGGTATGGCTGTAGTACTAACATTTGCTTTGTTAGGAGGAATGAAAGGTATTACCTATACGCAAGTAGCACAATATTGTGTATTAATATTTGCATTTATGGTTCCTGCATTTTTTATCTCGATGCAAATGACGGGTAATATTATTCCTCAAATAGGAATGGGAGGAACTGTAGAAGGCGGAGAATTTTTATTAGATAAATTAGACGCATTACATACGCAATTAGGATTTAACGAGTATACAAGTGGAACAAAATCTACTTGGGATGTTTTTGCTATAACTTTAGCGTTAATGACTGGTACAGCAGGATTACCACACGTTATTGTACGTTTTTTCACTGTACCTAAGGTAAAAGACGCACGTAAATCTGCTGGTTTAGCATTATTATTTATTGCTATACTTTACACAACAGCGCCTGCAATTGCAGTATTTTCTAGAACTAATTTAATTGAAACTGTTAGTAATAAAGAATATTCTGATATTCCTGAATGGTTTAAAAATTGGGAAAATACAGGTTTAATTGCTTGGGCTGATAAAAATGGAGATGGTAAAATACAATATGTAGCTGGTAATGCTTTAGAAGGAAAAAAACCAGCGTATACTGATGCAAGAGGAGAATTTGGCCAAAGAATGATCTCTAATGCAAATACTGCTGAAAATGAACTGTATGTAGATAGAGATATTATGGTACTTGCAAATCCAGAAATTGCAAATCTGCCTAATTGGGTAATAGCACTTGTTGCAGCAGGAGGATTAGCAGCAGCATTGTCTACTGCAGCAGGATTACTTTTAGTAATTTCAACTTCAATTTCTCACGATTTAATTAAAAAACAATTAAAACCAGATATTTCAGACAAAGCCGAATTAACTTGGGCAAGAATTTCAATTTTTATAGCAATTTTAATTGCTGGTTACTTTGGTATTAATCCACCAGGTTTTGTAGCAGCAGTAGTCGCCTTAGCATTTGGTCTTGCAGCAGCATCATTCTTCCCAGCTATTATTTTAGGAATTTTTGACAAACGTATGAATAGTCAAGGTGCAATTTCTGGAATGGTTGTAGGTATTGTTTTAATGCTATTCTATATGATGAAATTTAAATTAAACATGTTTGGTGGCGGAACTGCAGAAGATTGGTGGTTTGGTACATCACCAGAAGGATTTGGGACTATTGCAATGTGTGTTAATGTAGTTATTTCTGTAGTAGTTTCTAGATTAACTCCTGCGCCGCCTCAAGATGTTCAAGATATGGTAGAAAATATAAGAATACCTTCTGGAGCAGGTGAAGCTTCAGCCCATTAG
- a CDS encoding heparan-alpha-glucosaminide N-acetyltransferase domain-containing protein encodes MTTLKPTRLFFLDAVRAFAILMMLQGHFIDALLQPIYRDKTNAIYNTWEYFRGITAPTFFTITGLVFVYLLLRAKSKNEDRFRIKKGFNRGLLLIGIGYALRFSFISLFQGKINMYFIVVDVLQCIGLSLILLIGFYLLTRKKETLFAIIMLLLGCFIFVTEPLYRTLHIESLPKFIANYITKENGSVFTMIPWFGYVCFGAYIAVLFHKFGQKYRYKQFKIFGFLSIGLILIFWSSPILVYLSELFNIQLFYDSAHYNYLFSRLGNVLVIFGIFYTFEQFLKQAIITKIGQKTLSIYVIHFIIIYGSFTGIGLKHFLYRSLTPIQAIIGAIIFMIVVCVISFHYAKTNKYIYNKIRLLYDKLIKKDTV; translated from the coding sequence ATGACCACTTTGAAACCTACACGTCTCTTTTTTTTAGATGCAGTTAGAGCTTTTGCTATTCTAATGATGTTGCAAGGTCACTTTATAGACGCTTTATTACAACCTATTTACAGAGATAAAACTAACGCTATTTATAATACTTGGGAATATTTTAGAGGTATTACTGCGCCTACATTTTTTACTATAACAGGTCTAGTCTTTGTGTACTTACTTTTAAGAGCAAAATCTAAAAATGAAGACCGTTTTAGAATTAAAAAAGGATTTAACAGAGGATTACTACTTATTGGTATTGGTTATGCGTTACGCTTCTCTTTTATTAGTCTGTTTCAAGGAAAAATAAATATGTATTTTATTGTAGTAGATGTACTACAATGTATAGGTTTATCCCTGATTTTACTTATTGGCTTTTATTTATTAACTCGTAAAAAAGAAACTTTATTTGCAATCATAATGCTGCTTTTAGGTTGCTTTATTTTTGTAACCGAACCCTTATACAGGACATTACATATTGAAAGTTTACCTAAATTTATTGCCAATTATATTACTAAAGAAAATGGCTCTGTTTTTACTATGATTCCATGGTTTGGCTATGTTTGTTTTGGTGCTTACATTGCTGTTTTATTTCATAAGTTTGGTCAAAAATATAGGTACAAACAATTTAAAATTTTCGGTTTTTTAAGCATTGGTTTAATCCTAATATTTTGGTCTTCGCCAATATTAGTTTATTTAAGCGAATTATTTAATATTCAACTTTTTTATGATAGTGCACATTACAACTATTTATTTTCTAGACTTGGAAATGTGTTAGTGATTTTTGGGATTTTTTACACTTTTGAACAGTTTTTAAAACAAGCTATTATCACTAAAATCGGACAAAAAACACTATCTATATATGTGATCCATTTTATTATTATTTATGGAAGTTTTACAGGCATTGGATTAAAACACTTTTTATATAGGTCTTTAACGCCAATCCAAGCTATTATTGGTGCTATTATTTTTATGATTGTAGTTTGCGTCATTTCATTTCATTATGCAAAAACCAACAAATACATCTATAACAAAATAAGATTGTTGTATGATAAATTGATAAAAAAAGACACTGTTTAA